The DNA region AGAGTGGTGCGGGGCCATTGTTAAGAATACGGAGATCTTTGTAGCCGTAGACAACGGTTGCATCGGAGCCTAACGGTGCAAACCGGGTTGTGTCGGTATAGATATCGGTACTATGGGGATGTCGTTCCAAAATGCTCAACCCGGCTTGCAATGCCGCAAGATAGAGGATTCCACTGAGTTGGCATAAGCCGCCACCTTCGACACTGCTGATTTGCCCGTTCAATAGCATCCGGCCTTGTTGAAACCCCCGTTCAGCGATTGGGGCTCCCACCAGTTGGGCAAAAGACAAGATTTGCCCAGGTTGGATGATTCGTTGGTGAATTGCGGCAGCGGCTAATCTCAAGTTATGTCGTTTTGCCTCGACCTGAGGGCTGGGCAGGATGGGTTGTGTCAACTGCCATTGTGGATGGAGTGGCTGTTGCGGGGCGTTTCGCGTGATGAATTGACGGGCGATGCCGGTGCGGTGATCTTGATAACTGCGCCATAGCAGGCGCAGGCGTACTTTGGCATGGGCCGGCAGACGGCGGCCTAATGCACGCAGTATTTTCTTCATTATTCGCGTTCGAGACAGACTACCAGATAGGATGACCATTCTGGTTGCAGGCCGCTTAGCAGTCGATCCAGTGGTGCCATGGCGGGACGCATACTGTGCGGAATACGGTGAATCGGTAACCAAAGCAGGCCGGTGGCATGAGCGACACGAAAGCCTTTGGCCAGATGGTGAATGTCTTTCAGCGAATAGCTGGTGCTGCCATGCCATGCACCGGCCGGGGTTTCGCGAGCGCGTTTGCCCCGGCGTAAAGCTGATGGGAAGTCAATAATCAAACGCCCACCGGGTTTCAGTACGCGATGGGCTTCATCCAGTATGCGAGTGAACACGGTACGGTCAAGGTGCATTAACAAGTGAAAGGCAAACATTGCCTGTGCGCTGTCGTTGGGTAATGGCAGCTGTGGTGCGGTGGCTTGTATCAGTGGACGGGTTGGCCACTTATGTTGGGCTTCGCCAAGCATGTTGCCCGATAAATCGATACCGATATCGGCAAAGTCCATC from Chitinivorax sp. B includes:
- a CDS encoding class I SAM-dependent methyltransferase, which encodes MDLIRKYYDQLAKEYDADRFGNSYGRFIDQAERHILQRWLPAKRTAPIVDLACGTGRLMDFADIGIDLSGNMLGEAQHKWPTRPLIQATAPQLPLPNDSAQAMFAFHLLMHLDRTVFTRILDEAHRVLKPGGRLIIDFPSALRRGKRARETPAGAWHGSTSYSLKDIHHLAKGFRVAHATGLLWLPIHRIPHSMRPAMAPLDRLLSGLQPEWSSYLVVCLERE
- a CDS encoding VanW family protein; translated protein: MKKILRALGRRLPAHAKVRLRLLWRSYQDHRTGIARQFITRNAPQQPLHPQWQLTQPILPSPQVEAKRHNLRLAAAAIHQRIIQPGQILSFAQLVGAPIAERGFQQGRMLLNGQISSVEGGGLCQLSGILYLAALQAGLSILERHPHSTDIYTDTTRFAPLGSDATVVYGYKDLRILNNGPAPLCFAIDIDQNSLIVKLCSQHPWPRQPIHYQASRLHNNWIEITGTRSGTIISIDRYHRLGHQH